In a genomic window of Roseiflexus castenholzii DSM 13941:
- a CDS encoding NAD-dependent malic enzyme: MIRIRFADGGATLETDRIRHEALNTPVINKGSAWSAEEREELGLLGLLPYHVSTIEEQLARVYRNYQQRKDDLDRYLYLTDLQDRNETLFYRLLLEHITEMMPIVYTPEVGVACQRYSHLFHRPRGLFIDYPHRDQIETMLRGWPLAEHTRAIVVTDGERILGLGDQGIGGIGIPIGKLTLYTLCAGIHPATTLPIVLDVGTNNPALLNDPLYLGWRHERVRGEEYDEFIEQFVTAVEKVFPNVLLQWEDFAKDNARRLLDRYRDRILSFNDDIQGTGAVTLAGWLAAVEISGVPLAEQRIVMLGAGSAATGIADQIVAVMVEAGIPLEQARRTIWLIDSRDLVHTRRTGLEEAKMVYAQPYEALEGWAREGDGPFTLYEVVAHVRPTCLIGASAQPGVFDERTVREMARHVERPVIFPLSNPTSKSEAVPADLIAWTEGRALVATGSPFEPVVYGGRTYVIGQCNNVFIFPGVGLGVLAVNARRVSDAMFVAAARALSAFSPARQDPTASLYPSLTSVRDVSRAVAQAVAAEAVRSGLAAPLSADEQAARIAATMWTPAYPRVRKMS, encoded by the coding sequence ATGATCCGCATTCGGTTTGCTGATGGAGGCGCAACGCTGGAGACCGACCGCATCCGCCATGAGGCGCTCAACACGCCGGTCATCAATAAAGGCAGCGCCTGGAGCGCCGAAGAGCGCGAAGAATTGGGATTGCTGGGGTTGTTGCCATACCACGTTTCGACCATCGAGGAACAACTGGCGCGTGTGTACCGCAATTATCAGCAGCGGAAAGACGACCTGGACCGCTACCTGTATCTGACCGATTTGCAGGATCGAAATGAGACGCTCTTCTACCGATTGCTGCTTGAGCATATCACCGAGATGATGCCGATCGTCTACACGCCGGAGGTTGGCGTCGCCTGTCAACGCTACAGTCACCTGTTCCACCGACCACGCGGGTTGTTCATCGACTATCCGCACCGCGATCAGATCGAGACGATGCTGCGCGGCTGGCCCCTGGCAGAGCACACGCGCGCCATTGTCGTCACCGATGGGGAACGCATTCTGGGGCTTGGCGATCAGGGCATCGGCGGCATAGGCATTCCCATTGGCAAACTGACGCTCTACACCCTTTGCGCCGGCATTCATCCGGCGACAACGCTACCGATTGTGCTCGATGTCGGCACGAATAACCCGGCGCTGCTCAATGACCCGCTCTACCTGGGGTGGCGTCACGAACGGGTGCGCGGCGAGGAGTACGACGAGTTCATCGAACAGTTCGTGACGGCGGTTGAGAAGGTGTTTCCGAATGTGTTGCTGCAATGGGAGGATTTTGCCAAGGACAACGCGCGCCGCCTTCTTGACCGTTACCGTGACCGGATTCTCAGTTTCAACGATGACATTCAGGGCACCGGCGCGGTGACGCTGGCGGGATGGCTGGCAGCGGTCGAGATTTCCGGCGTGCCGCTGGCGGAACAGCGGATCGTGATGTTGGGCGCAGGGTCGGCAGCGACCGGCATTGCCGATCAGATCGTCGCCGTCATGGTCGAGGCTGGCATACCGCTGGAACAGGCGCGCCGGACGATCTGGCTGATCGACAGCCGCGACCTGGTGCATACCCGGCGCACCGGTCTCGAAGAGGCGAAAATGGTCTATGCTCAACCGTATGAAGCCCTGGAAGGATGGGCGCGCGAAGGGGATGGACCGTTCACCTTGTATGAGGTTGTCGCTCATGTGCGTCCAACCTGTCTCATCGGCGCCTCAGCGCAGCCGGGCGTGTTCGACGAGCGCACGGTACGCGAAATGGCGCGGCATGTCGAGCGCCCGGTGATCTTCCCGCTTTCCAATCCCACCTCAAAGAGTGAAGCGGTTCCTGCCGATCTGATCGCCTGGACGGAAGGGCGGGCGCTGGTCGCCACCGGCAGTCCGTTCGAGCCGGTGGTGTATGGCGGGAGAACCTATGTCATCGGGCAGTGCAATAATGTCTTCATCTTCCCTGGCGTCGGGTTGGGGGTTCTGGCAGTGAACGCCCGGCGCGTCAGCGATGCCATGTTCGTGGCGGCGGCGCGCGCATTGAGCGCCTTCTCGCCAGCACGGCAGGACCCAACGGCATCGCTCTATCCGTCGCTTACCAGCGTGCGTGATGTTTCACGCGCTGTTGCGCAGGCTGTGGCGGCTGAGGCAGTGCGTTCCGGGTTGGCGGCGCCGCTCAGCGCCGATGAACAGGCGGCACGCATTGCGGCGACCATGTGGACGCCGGCGTACCCACGGGTGCGAAAGATGTCGTAA
- the uvrB gene encoding excinuclease ABC subunit UvrB: MSFRIEAPFQPAGDQPKAIAQLVEGIRAGYKHQTLLGATGTGKTLTMAHVFSQLERPALVMAHNKTLVSQLYAEFRELLPDAAVEMFISYYDMYTPEAYVPSKDLYIEKEAEINEEIDRLRHAATQALFTRRDVLIVASVSAIYGLGSPHEYGQVVIPIRVGEVRNRDKLLRQLLDLQFERNDMDFHRGTFRVRGDTLDIFPANQEIALRVEFWGDDVERITEFDPLTGEVLIERTAVNIYPAKHFITTAETLKLAITDIQAELAVRLAELEQQGKLLEAARLKQRTNYDLEMLSEVGYCSGIENYSRHLDRRAPGQTPWTLLDYFPDDFILFIDESHITLPQIRGMYAGDRSRKETLVDYGFRLPSALDNRPLRFDEFERHIHQVIYVSATPGPYEYEHSQQIVEQIIRPTGLLDPTVEVRPTRGQIDDLVGEIKRRVQKGQRALVTTLTKRMAEDLADYLKEMGIRTSYLHSDIETLERVEILRDLRLGVYDVVVGINLLREGLDLPEVSLVAILDADKEGYLRSGSSLIQIIGRAARHIEGAVIMYADTITPSMKFAIDETNRRRAIQEAYNREHNITPVGISKAVRDLTDRVRKVAEERGVYQAAVPGEELPIPKDEIVKLIKELEKQMKQAAKELAFEKAAALRDQIIELRRTLALDEEQAPAHS, encoded by the coding sequence ATGTCATTCCGCATCGAAGCGCCCTTTCAACCGGCCGGCGATCAGCCGAAGGCGATCGCGCAACTGGTCGAGGGGATTCGCGCAGGATATAAACATCAGACATTGCTCGGCGCGACCGGCACCGGCAAGACGCTCACCATGGCGCATGTCTTCAGTCAGTTGGAGCGTCCGGCGCTGGTCATGGCGCACAACAAAACACTGGTCAGTCAGTTGTACGCCGAGTTTCGCGAACTGCTGCCCGACGCGGCGGTGGAAATGTTCATTTCGTACTACGACATGTACACCCCCGAAGCGTATGTGCCGAGCAAAGACCTGTACATTGAGAAGGAAGCCGAGATCAACGAAGAGATCGACCGCCTGCGCCACGCGGCGACGCAGGCTCTCTTCACCCGGCGCGATGTCCTGATTGTCGCGTCGGTGTCGGCGATCTACGGTCTCGGTTCGCCCCATGAGTATGGTCAGGTCGTCATTCCTATCCGCGTCGGCGAGGTGCGCAACCGCGATAAACTGCTGCGTCAGTTGCTCGACCTGCAATTCGAGCGCAACGATATGGACTTTCATCGCGGCACGTTCCGTGTGCGTGGCGATACCCTCGACATCTTCCCCGCCAATCAGGAGATTGCGCTTCGCGTCGAGTTCTGGGGCGATGATGTCGAGCGTATTACCGAGTTCGACCCACTGACCGGCGAGGTGCTGATCGAGCGCACGGCGGTGAATATCTATCCGGCGAAGCACTTCATTACAACCGCCGAAACGCTCAAACTGGCGATCACCGACATTCAGGCGGAACTGGCAGTGCGTCTTGCCGAACTCGAGCAGCAGGGGAAACTGCTCGAAGCAGCGCGCCTCAAGCAGCGCACCAACTACGACCTCGAAATGCTCTCCGAGGTCGGCTACTGTTCCGGTATCGAGAACTACTCGCGGCACCTCGACCGTCGCGCGCCCGGGCAGACGCCGTGGACGCTGCTGGACTATTTTCCCGATGATTTCATTCTCTTCATCGATGAGTCGCACATAACGCTGCCGCAGATTCGCGGCATGTACGCCGGCGACCGATCGCGCAAGGAGACGCTCGTCGACTACGGCTTCCGCCTCCCCTCCGCGCTCGACAACCGACCGCTGCGATTCGATGAGTTCGAGCGCCATATCCATCAGGTGATCTATGTCTCGGCGACGCCGGGACCCTATGAATATGAACATTCGCAGCAGATCGTCGAGCAGATCATTCGCCCGACCGGTCTGCTCGATCCGACGGTCGAGGTGCGCCCGACGCGCGGACAGATTGACGATCTGGTCGGCGAGATCAAGCGGCGGGTGCAGAAAGGGCAGCGCGCACTGGTCACGACGCTGACCAAGCGCATGGCGGAGGACCTGGCGGATTACCTGAAGGAAATGGGCATCCGCACCAGTTATCTGCACTCCGACATCGAGACGCTCGAACGGGTCGAAATTCTGCGCGACCTGCGGCTTGGCGTGTACGATGTGGTTGTTGGCATCAACCTGCTGCGCGAAGGTCTCGACCTGCCGGAAGTATCGCTGGTCGCTATTCTCGACGCCGACAAGGAAGGATACCTGCGCAGCGGATCGTCGCTCATTCAGATTATCGGGCGCGCCGCGCGGCACATCGAGGGCGCGGTGATTATGTACGCCGATACGATCACGCCATCGATGAAGTTCGCCATCGACGAAACCAACCGTCGTCGTGCCATCCAGGAAGCGTACAACCGCGAGCACAACATCACGCCGGTCGGCATCTCGAAAGCCGTGCGCGACCTGACCGACCGGGTGCGTAAAGTCGCCGAGGAGCGTGGTGTCTACCAGGCTGCCGTACCAGGGGAAGAATTGCCCATTCCGAAGGACGAGATCGTCAAACTGATCAAGGAACTGGAGAAGCAGATGAAGCAGGCGGCGAAGGAGTTGGCGTTCGAGAAGGCTGCTGCCCTGCGTGATCAGATCATCGAACTGCGGCGCACCCTGGCGCTTGATGAGGAGCAGGCGCCGGCGCACTCGTAG